The proteins below come from a single Alligator mississippiensis isolate rAllMis1 chromosome 2, rAllMis1, whole genome shotgun sequence genomic window:
- the LOC102561188 gene encoding acyl-coenzyme A thioesterase 5 isoform X3: MGAPRVRLVPGGRSLWDEPLGLAVEGLGPRQEVTLRAALQDEAGEDFEACGRYRADERGELELSRAPALPGGSFSGLEPMGLLWALRPRRPFRRLLKRDVRSPFRLRLDVLEGHGPLPGRLLARAEHERCFLGPGVARLPLRHGRLRATLFLPPGSGPFPGIIEIYGFGGGLLEHRACLLANHGFAALALAYYGYEDLQKDAKEFHLEYFEEAVNYMLQHPQRLNDKGVQQGIR, encoded by the exons ATGGGCGCCCCGCGCGTGCGGCTGGTGCCGGGCGGGCGCAGCCTGTGGGACGAGCCGCTGGGCCTggcggtggaggggctgggcccgCGGCAGGAGGTGACGCTGCGGGCGGCGCTGCAGGACGAGGCGGGCGAGGACTTCGAGGCGTGCGGCCGCTACCGCGCGGACGAGCGCGGGGAGCTGGAGTTGAGCCGCGCGCCGGCGCTGCCCGGGGGCAGCTTCTCGGGGCTGGAGCCCATGGGGCTGCTGTGGGCGCTGCGGCCGCGCCGGCCCTTCAGGCGCCTGCTCAAGCGCGACGTGCGCAGCCCCTTCCGCCTGCGGCTGGACGTGCTGGAGGGCCACGGGCCCCTGCCGGGCCGCCTGCTGGCGCGGGCCGAGCACGAgcgctgcttcctggggcccGGCGTCGCCCGCCTGCCGCTGCGCCACGGCCGCCTGCGGGCCACGCTCTTCCTGCCGCCCG GCAGTGGCCCCTTTCCTGGCATAATTGAAATTTATGGATTTGGAGGGGGGCTCCTAGAACACAGAGCGTGCCTGCTAGCCAATCATGGATttgctgccctggctctggcttaCTATGGCTATGAAGATCTCCAGAAAGATGCAAAAGAATTCCATCTGGAGTATTTTGAGGAAGCTGTAAACTACATGCTACAACACCCTCAG AGGCTGAATGATAAAGGCGTTCAACAGGGAATTCGGTGA
- the LOC102561188 gene encoding acyl-coenzyme A thioesterase 1 isoform X1: MGAPRVRLVPGGRSLWDEPLGLAVEGLGPRQEVTLRAALQDEAGEDFEACGRYRADERGELELSRAPALPGGSFSGLEPMGLLWALRPRRPFRRLLKRDVRSPFRLRLDVLEGHGPLPGRLLARAEHERCFLGPGVARLPLRHGRLRATLFLPPGSGPFPGIIEIYGFGGGLLEHRACLLANHGFAALALAYYGYEDLQKDAKEFHLEYFEEAVNYMLQHPQVKGPGIGLLGMSKGGDLCMSMASFLKGIAAVVTINACLGNTASWLHYKDISIPPVGFNFKRMKIYKSRVADVKNVLNNPLNEPDRQSLIPLEKAKSHFLFIASKDDKIWNSEFFAIEATKLLQAHGKKPEIICYSGAGHYIEPPFFPVCEATMHSFVNRLVFWGGEPKAHSEAQVDAWQCIQAFFSKHLNGKEYPIPSKL; this comes from the exons ATGGGCGCCCCGCGCGTGCGGCTGGTGCCGGGCGGGCGCAGCCTGTGGGACGAGCCGCTGGGCCTggcggtggaggggctgggcccgCGGCAGGAGGTGACGCTGCGGGCGGCGCTGCAGGACGAGGCGGGCGAGGACTTCGAGGCGTGCGGCCGCTACCGCGCGGACGAGCGCGGGGAGCTGGAGTTGAGCCGCGCGCCGGCGCTGCCCGGGGGCAGCTTCTCGGGGCTGGAGCCCATGGGGCTGCTGTGGGCGCTGCGGCCGCGCCGGCCCTTCAGGCGCCTGCTCAAGCGCGACGTGCGCAGCCCCTTCCGCCTGCGGCTGGACGTGCTGGAGGGCCACGGGCCCCTGCCGGGCCGCCTGCTGGCGCGGGCCGAGCACGAgcgctgcttcctggggcccGGCGTCGCCCGCCTGCCGCTGCGCCACGGCCGCCTGCGGGCCACGCTCTTCCTGCCGCCCG GCAGTGGCCCCTTTCCTGGCATAATTGAAATTTATGGATTTGGAGGGGGGCTCCTAGAACACAGAGCGTGCCTGCTAGCCAATCATGGATttgctgccctggctctggcttaCTATGGCTATGAAGATCTCCAGAAAGATGCAAAAGAATTCCATCTGGAGTATTTTGAGGAAGCTGTAAACTACATGCTACAACACCCTCAG GTGAAAGGTCCAGGAATTGGGTTGCTTGGAATGTCCAAGGGAGGTGACTTGTGCATGTCTATGGCCTCCTTCTTAAAGGGCATTGCAGCAGTTGTCACCATCAATGCCTGTTTGGGAAATACAGCTTCCTGGCTACACTACAAGGATATCAGCATTCCACCTGTTGGTTTCAACTTCAAGCGCATGAAGATTTACAAATCTAGGGttgcagatgttaaaaatgttttaaacaacCCACTAAATGAGCCTGACCGCCAAAGCTTGATCCCACTGGAGAAGGCTAAGAGCCATTTTCTATTCATTGCTAGCAAGGATGATAAGATCTGGAACAGTGAATTCTTTGCCATTGAAGCCACCAAACTCCTGCAGGCGCATGGGAAGAAGCCTGAGATAATCTGCTACTCTGGAGCAGGCCATTACATTGAACCCCCCTTCTTCCCAGTGTGTGAGGCCACAATGCATTCATTTGTGAACAGGCTGGTGTTCTGGGGAGGTGAACCCAAGGCTCATTCTGAGGCACAGGTGGATGCTTGGCAATGTATCCAAGCCTTCTTCAGCAAACACCTCAATGGCAAAGAATACCCGATACCCAGCAAGCTGTGA
- the LOC102561188 gene encoding acyl-coenzyme A thioesterase 5 isoform X2: MGAPRVRLVPGGRSLWDEPLGLAVEGLGPRQEVTLRAALQDEAGEDFEACGRYRADERGELELSRAPALPGGSFSGLEPMGLLWALRPRRPFRRLLKRDVRSPFRLRLDVLEGHGPLPGRLLARAEHERCFLGPGVARLPLRHGRLRATLFLPPGSGPFPGIIEIYGFGGGLLEHRACLLANHGFAALALAYYGYEDLQKDAKEFHLEYFEEAVNYMLQHPQNYWITATSVSIAG, from the exons ATGGGCGCCCCGCGCGTGCGGCTGGTGCCGGGCGGGCGCAGCCTGTGGGACGAGCCGCTGGGCCTggcggtggaggggctgggcccgCGGCAGGAGGTGACGCTGCGGGCGGCGCTGCAGGACGAGGCGGGCGAGGACTTCGAGGCGTGCGGCCGCTACCGCGCGGACGAGCGCGGGGAGCTGGAGTTGAGCCGCGCGCCGGCGCTGCCCGGGGGCAGCTTCTCGGGGCTGGAGCCCATGGGGCTGCTGTGGGCGCTGCGGCCGCGCCGGCCCTTCAGGCGCCTGCTCAAGCGCGACGTGCGCAGCCCCTTCCGCCTGCGGCTGGACGTGCTGGAGGGCCACGGGCCCCTGCCGGGCCGCCTGCTGGCGCGGGCCGAGCACGAgcgctgcttcctggggcccGGCGTCGCCCGCCTGCCGCTGCGCCACGGCCGCCTGCGGGCCACGCTCTTCCTGCCGCCCG GCAGTGGCCCCTTTCCTGGCATAATTGAAATTTATGGATTTGGAGGGGGGCTCCTAGAACACAGAGCGTGCCTGCTAGCCAATCATGGATttgctgccctggctctggcttaCTATGGCTATGAAGATCTCCAGAAAGATGCAAAAGAATTCCATCTGGAGTATTTTGAGGAAGCTGTAAACTACATGCTACAACACCCTCAG aatTACTGGATTACTGCCACCTCAGTTTCAATTGCTGGTTAA